The following proteins come from a genomic window of Malus domestica chromosome 02, GDT2T_hap1:
- the LOC103425134 gene encoding metalloendoproteinase 4-MMP-like, protein MSLLFSYCLYLSFFFLLLLNVTPSFSTRTVPTIASDTLKKIEAFFYARSDSYAAARKSEYIHHSFTLHGIQHYVYFPEKPRWVRMKPMTLTYAISNDNLINYLSLSDIQHVFKRAFSRWASVIPVSFMETNDYGFADIKIGFYSGDHGDGEPFDGVLGILAHSFSPVSGRLHLDAAERWAVDFRKEKSMVAVDLESVAVHEIGHLLGLGHSLVKEAVMYPSLKPRDRKVDLHLDDIEGVQALYGSNPNYTVSDLSESYISTNVAVDFKSNRPSTWGNIILVLIMIFLCMYY, encoded by the coding sequence ATGTCTCTGTTATTCAGTTATTGTCTCTacctctccttcttcttcttgttgctgCTAAACGTAACGCCATCCTTTTCCACTAGAACAGTGCCAACGATAGCCTCCGACACATTGAAGAAAATCGAGGCATTCTTCTATGCTCGGAGCGACAGCTACGCTGCCGCCAGAAAATCAGAGTATATACACCATAGTTTCACGTTGCATGGCATACAACATTACGTGTATTTTCCTGAAAAACCTAGGTGGGTGCGTATGAAGCCCATGACACTCACCTACGCAATCTCTAATGACAACCTGATTAACTACTTGAGCTTATCCGATATACAGCATGTGTTTAAACGTGCTTTCTCCAGATGGGCATCCGTGATTCCGGTGAGTTTCATGGAGACTAATGACTACGGCTTTGCCGACATCAAAATAGGGTTTTATAGCGGTGATCATGGGGATGGAGAGCCTTTTGATGGGGTGCTAGGGATTTTGGCCCACTCGTTTTCGCCTGTGAGCGGAAGGCTCCACCTTGATGCAGCGGAGAGGTGGGCAGTGGACTTTCGGAAGGAGAAGTCCATGGTGGCCGTGGATTTGGAGTCGGTGGCGGTGCATGAGATTGGACATTTACTAGGGTTGGGGCATAGTTTGGTGAAAGAGGCTGTTATGTATCCGAGTTTGAAGCCTCGGGACAGGAAGGTCGATTTGCATCTTGATGACATTGAAGGTGTTCAAGCTTTGTATGGATCAAACCCAAATTATACGGTTAGCGATTTATCGGAGTCGTACATTTCAACAAACGTGGCCGTTGATTTCAAAAGCAATAGACCATCAACATGGGGAAATATCATCTTGGTTTTGATTATGATATTTCTATGCATGTATTACTAA